In one window of Bifidobacterium sp. WK041_4_12 DNA:
- the spxB gene encoding pyruvate oxidase encodes MAKNVIQFGFDTKVANKHELGTITAGVATVKLLESWGVKHIYDIPGGSINSLMDALYEENQHIDYVQVRHEEVGAMAASMHAKMTGEIGVCFGSAGPGGTHLMNGLYDAREDHVPVLALVGQFGTSGMNWDTFQEMNENPIFADVAVYNRTVMTADQLPHVVDEAIRQAYAKNGVAVVQIPVDLGWVNIATDAWYSTAHAHRRYPNPTLDPEDIALAVNILNEAERPVIFAGIGTRGKGKIVMDLCRKIKAPLANTGISWDNFPSDFEALLGSPNRVSTKPSVEVFPEADVVVFVGNNYPFAEVSKVFKHVKKFIQIDIDPSKLGKRHYADVAILGDAGDALKAIYDKVDEKPENGWWRANLDNVANWNEYVHRLETKTEGELQLYQVYNQINRVSEKDAIYSIDVGDVTQTSIRHLHMNPQQMWRTSALFATMGIGLPGAIAAKQDFPGRQVWNLAGDGGFNMVMQDLATQVQYKLPIINVVFANKQYGFIKDEQEDTNKGFLGVQFQDTDYKKLAESMGAVGYSVTEISQLNDVFDAAIRDIAHGRVVVIDAKISNERPLPAELLELDPRLHSDEDIKRFKKRYEAEDLKPLSYFLEKEGLESHIGTIEQGGF; translated from the coding sequence ATGGCCAAGAATGTCATTCAATTCGGTTTTGATACCAAGGTTGCCAACAAGCATGAGCTTGGAACTATCACAGCGGGTGTCGCCACAGTCAAACTTCTTGAATCGTGGGGTGTCAAGCATATCTACGACATTCCAGGCGGTTCGATCAATTCTCTGATGGATGCCCTGTACGAAGAGAATCAACACATCGATTATGTTCAGGTGCGTCACGAAGAAGTTGGCGCGATGGCGGCTTCCATGCACGCCAAGATGACCGGCGAAATCGGTGTCTGCTTCGGGTCGGCAGGGCCCGGCGGCACACATCTGATGAACGGACTCTACGATGCCAGAGAGGATCACGTTCCCGTTCTGGCTTTGGTCGGTCAGTTTGGCACTTCCGGCATGAACTGGGATACCTTCCAGGAAATGAATGAAAACCCAATCTTTGCCGACGTTGCCGTGTACAACAGAACCGTGATGACCGCCGATCAGCTTCCCCACGTCGTCGATGAGGCGATTCGTCAGGCATACGCCAAGAATGGCGTTGCGGTCGTGCAGATTCCGGTCGACCTGGGCTGGGTGAACATTGCCACGGATGCTTGGTATTCCACTGCACATGCACACCGTCGGTATCCGAACCCCACGCTCGATCCCGAAGATATCGCTCTGGCAGTCAACATCCTCAACGAGGCTGAACGCCCCGTCATCTTCGCGGGGATCGGCACGCGCGGCAAGGGCAAGATCGTCATGGATCTGTGCCGCAAGATCAAGGCTCCGCTGGCGAATACCGGCATCAGCTGGGACAACTTCCCATCTGATTTCGAAGCCTTGCTTGGCAGCCCGAACCGCGTTTCCACCAAGCCATCGGTTGAAGTGTTCCCTGAAGCCGATGTTGTGGTGTTCGTCGGCAACAACTATCCCTTTGCCGAAGTGTCCAAGGTATTCAAGCACGTCAAGAAATTCATTCAAATCGACATCGATCCTTCGAAGCTGGGCAAGCGTCACTATGCCGATGTGGCAATTCTTGGCGATGCAGGAGATGCTCTGAAGGCCATCTACGACAAGGTCGATGAGAAGCCGGAGAACGGCTGGTGGCGTGCAAATCTTGATAACGTTGCCAACTGGAACGAGTATGTTCACCGCTTGGAGACGAAAACCGAAGGCGAGCTGCAACTGTATCAGGTGTATAACCAGATCAATCGCGTTTCCGAGAAGGACGCCATCTATTCCATCGACGTCGGTGACGTGACGCAGACTTCCATTCGTCATCTGCATATGAATCCGCAGCAGATGTGGAGAACATCCGCCCTGTTTGCCACGATGGGAATCGGCTTGCCGGGTGCCATCGCCGCGAAGCAAGACTTCCCTGGCCGTCAGGTCTGGAATCTCGCCGGTGATGGAGGGTTCAACATGGTGATGCAGGATCTGGCCACTCAGGTGCAATACAAGCTGCCGATCATCAATGTCGTGTTTGCCAACAAGCAGTACGGCTTCATCAAGGACGAGCAGGAGGACACCAACAAAGGGTTCCTTGGCGTTCAATTCCAGGACACGGATTACAAGAAGCTTGCTGAATCCATGGGGGCCGTTGGCTATTCGGTTACGGAAATCAGCCAGCTCAACGACGTGTTCGATGCTGCTATTCGAGACATTGCACATGGTCGTGTCGTCGTCATTGACGCCAAGATCAGCAACGAACGTCCTCTGCCTGCGGAGCTGCTTGAGCTTGATCCGCGACTGCATTCGGATGAGGATATCAAGCGATTCAAGAAGCGCTATGAGGCAGAAGATCTGAAGCCGCTGTCGTACTTCCTCGAAAAGGAAGGTCTTGAATCACATATTGGCACAATCGAACAGGGCGGGTTCTAG
- the ffh gene encoding signal recognition particle protein, with product MAAFTSLTDRLSQAFKHLRSKGKLSESDIDGTIREIRRALLDADVSLDVVRSFTSRIRERALGAEVSQALNPAQQVVSIVNEELTKILGAGVDRPLNFAKKPPTIIMLAGLQGAGKTTLAGKLGYWLRDTGHTPLLVAADLQRPNAVTQLQVVGERAEVPVFAPEPGVQAESSDVVEPGKATGDPVQVARDSIAYAQEKLYDTVIIDTAGRLGVDQELMQQAQNIRNAVNPNEILFVIDAMIGQDAVQTAKAFDEGVDFTGVVLSKLDGDARGGAALSVASVTGKPILFASTGEGLKDFEVFHPDRMASRILDMGDVLTLIEQAQRTFDEQEAREAAAKMQEGSFGLDDFLSQLQQVRKLGSMKSLLGMIPGMAQHRKELEQFDEHEVDRTEAIIHSMTPQERREPSIINGSRRARIAYGSGTTVSAVNGLLQRFEQAAKMMKRMSNGSRSMPGMAGLPGMGGMAANGSKRGGKKNKKHRSKSGNPMKREAEEKALRDRLSGNGSKSSGSAFEKSPQQQTPDGLPDLPPNLSGGLSGLFGR from the coding sequence ATGGCAGCTTTTACTTCTTTGACCGACAGGCTTTCACAGGCGTTCAAACACCTGCGTTCCAAGGGAAAACTCTCTGAGTCCGACATTGACGGCACAATACGCGAGATCCGCCGAGCTTTGCTCGACGCGGATGTCTCGCTCGACGTTGTCCGCTCGTTCACTTCCCGCATCCGTGAGCGCGCTCTCGGTGCCGAGGTTTCCCAAGCGCTGAATCCAGCGCAGCAGGTCGTGTCCATCGTCAACGAAGAACTGACCAAGATCCTTGGAGCTGGAGTAGACCGTCCGCTCAACTTTGCCAAGAAACCGCCGACGATCATCATGCTCGCAGGTCTGCAGGGAGCCGGAAAAACCACGCTTGCTGGAAAACTTGGATACTGGCTGCGCGACACCGGCCATACGCCGCTTTTGGTTGCAGCCGATCTTCAGCGCCCGAATGCCGTGACGCAGTTGCAGGTCGTTGGCGAGCGGGCCGAGGTTCCCGTTTTCGCCCCTGAGCCAGGAGTGCAGGCAGAGAGTTCGGATGTCGTCGAACCTGGCAAGGCAACCGGAGACCCGGTACAAGTCGCCAGAGATTCGATTGCGTATGCACAGGAGAAGCTGTACGACACGGTTATCATCGATACTGCAGGTCGTCTGGGCGTCGATCAGGAACTGATGCAGCAGGCGCAGAACATCCGCAATGCCGTGAATCCCAACGAAATCCTCTTCGTCATCGATGCCATGATCGGACAGGATGCCGTTCAGACCGCCAAGGCTTTCGACGAGGGTGTTGACTTCACCGGCGTCGTGCTTTCGAAGCTCGATGGCGATGCACGCGGTGGTGCCGCACTTTCCGTTGCCAGCGTTACGGGCAAGCCGATTCTGTTTGCATCAACCGGTGAGGGACTGAAGGATTTCGAAGTCTTCCATCCTGACCGCATGGCATCGCGAATCCTTGACATGGGTGATGTCCTGACCCTTATCGAGCAGGCGCAGCGCACTTTTGACGAGCAGGAGGCTCGCGAAGCCGCCGCGAAGATGCAGGAGGGGAGCTTCGGCCTCGATGACTTCCTTTCGCAGCTTCAGCAGGTTCGCAAGCTTGGCTCCATGAAGAGTCTGCTGGGCATGATTCCCGGCATGGCGCAGCACCGCAAGGAACTCGAGCAGTTCGATGAACATGAGGTGGATCGCACCGAAGCCATAATCCATTCCATGACGCCACAGGAGCGACGAGAACCAAGCATCATCAATGGTTCCAGACGCGCTCGCATAGCGTATGGTTCCGGCACCACCGTATCGGCCGTCAATGGTCTGCTGCAGCGATTCGAGCAGGCGGCAAAGATGATGAAGCGCATGAGCAACGGCTCCCGCAGCATGCCTGGCATGGCCGGGTTGCCAGGTATGGGTGGCATGGCTGCGAACGGTTCCAAGCGTGGAGGTAAGAAGAACAAGAAGCATCGTTCAAAGTCGGGCAATCCCATGAAGCGTGAGGCAGAAGAAAAGGCTTTGCGCGACAGGCTCTCTGGCAACGGATCGAAGTCGTCTGGTTCTGCTTTCGAGAAAAGTCCTCAGCAGCAGACTCCTGACGGTCTGCCAGATCTTCCACCGAATCTTTCCGGCGGTTTGTCCGGGCTCTTTGGTCGTTGA